The following are encoded together in the Fimbriiglobus ruber genome:
- a CDS encoding CHAT domain-containing protein, which translates to MLIDFFEYTHRSVPDLKPNHKGEEEKRLVAFIVDRDREVVVVPLGKCEIISKQVEVWRASYGRGYRLGANQADPAVELQKLVWDKLAPQLENLKAPIGAVPVVLVSPDGPLAGFPLQTLKGNDGKILLEHYMFAHVAVPQHLPTLLKNNPRLVGDPKALLVGGIDYDQGPGPKSRGELVRRFVTLPGTLKEIEAVRTTFERAFRSETVELLRGSAADKPSVVKSLPGKQYVLIGTHGFYLEAPKGEPARTGKRDPVVRWLHPETALDQQSGLRSGLIFAGANWSKTVGAGNAFLTALEVGDLDLERTELVVLSACGTGLGQPQAGEGVFGLQRAFALAGARTVIGSLWNVPDEATQLLMIRFHENLWGCERDGKKVAPMGRARALREAQLWLQKQIATDEKFQKRLRSGLVPEDTPVGPDDPVFAFAWAAFTLAGDWR; encoded by the coding sequence GTGCTGATCGATTTCTTCGAGTACACACACCGCTCGGTCCCGGACCTGAAACCCAATCATAAGGGAGAGGAGGAGAAGCGTTTGGTGGCATTCATCGTGGATCGCGATCGCGAGGTTGTTGTCGTTCCCTTGGGGAAATGCGAGATAATCTCCAAACAGGTCGAGGTGTGGCGTGCCAGTTACGGGCGCGGGTATCGCCTTGGGGCCAACCAGGCAGACCCAGCCGTCGAACTCCAGAAACTGGTCTGGGACAAACTGGCGCCGCAGCTGGAGAATCTGAAAGCCCCCATCGGTGCGGTTCCAGTCGTGTTGGTGTCGCCCGACGGACCTCTCGCCGGTTTCCCCTTACAAACACTCAAGGGGAACGACGGGAAGATTCTTCTAGAACACTATATGTTTGCCCACGTCGCCGTTCCCCAGCATCTTCCGACTCTACTCAAGAATAACCCAAGACTCGTTGGGGACCCTAAAGCACTACTCGTGGGTGGTATCGACTACGACCAGGGGCCCGGACCGAAATCCAGGGGCGAACTGGTTCGCCGATTCGTGACCTTGCCGGGCACCCTCAAGGAGATCGAAGCCGTTCGGACTACATTCGAGCGAGCGTTCCGCAGCGAGACCGTGGAATTGCTCCGAGGCAGCGCAGCGGATAAGCCGTCCGTCGTCAAATCACTTCCGGGCAAACAATACGTCCTGATTGGCACGCACGGATTCTATCTTGAAGCACCAAAAGGGGAGCCTGCCCGCACGGGAAAAAGAGATCCCGTCGTTCGATGGTTGCACCCAGAAACGGCACTCGACCAGCAGTCGGGCTTGAGGAGTGGTCTCATCTTCGCAGGCGCGAACTGGTCGAAAACGGTCGGCGCGGGAAACGCATTCCTGACCGCTCTGGAAGTGGGGGATCTTGATCTGGAACGTACGGAACTCGTCGTCTTAAGTGCGTGTGGCACGGGTTTGGGACAGCCGCAGGCGGGTGAAGGCGTCTTCGGGTTGCAACGGGCCTTCGCGCTGGCGGGGGCAAGAACCGTGATTGGAAGCTTGTGGAACGTACCCGACGAGGCGACTCAGTTGCTCATGATCCGCTTCCACGAAAACCTGTGGGGGTGCGAACGGGACGGAAAGAAGGTCGCGCCAATGGGCCGCGCACGGGCATTACGCGAGGCACAGTTGTGGCTTCAGAAGCAAATTGCAACCGACGAGAAATTTCAGAAACGGTTGCGTTCGGGGTTGGTTCCCGAAGACACTCCGGTTGGCCCCGACGATCCGGTCTTTGCCTTCGCGTGGGCCGCATTCACACTTGCTGGTGATTGGCGGTGA
- a CDS encoding DinB family protein produces the protein MSTDTPKSLREHVLYLLQGGGAHLSFDKAVEGVPPHLRGAKVEPVPHTPWRLLEHLRIAQWDILQFTIDLNHKSPDWPAGYWPNGDAPPDDVAWDRAVEAYRADNQAMQTLVADPATDLFARIPHGDGQTVLREALLVADHAAYHLGQLVVVRRLLGCWPEDA, from the coding sequence ATGTCAACCGATACCCCCAAAAGCCTCCGCGAGCATGTGCTCTACCTACTTCAAGGCGGTGGCGCGCACCTCTCGTTCGATAAAGCGGTTGAAGGCGTCCCGCCGCACCTTCGGGGGGCGAAGGTCGAGCCCGTTCCTCACACCCCGTGGCGGCTCCTCGAACACCTTCGCATCGCCCAGTGGGACATCCTTCAGTTCACCATCGACCTGAACCATAAGTCGCCGGATTGGCCCGCCGGGTATTGGCCGAATGGAGATGCACCACCCGATGATGTGGCCTGGGACCGTGCCGTGGAGGCCTATCGGGCGGACAACCAAGCGATGCAAACACTGGTGGCAGATCCGGCGACCGATTTGTTCGCCCGCATCCCGCACGGGGACGGCCAGACGGTACTGCGGGAAGCCTTGCTTGTGGCCGACCACGCCGCGTACCACCTTGGCCAACTTGTCGTCGTTCGCCGGCTTCTGGGGTGCTGGCCCGAGGACGCGTGA
- a CDS encoding TolB family protein — MTPLFLALALVPGADPAQAPDWAQKEAAHLANIKQVTTGFVRAGEGYFSPDGKQVIFQAEEAGTGNPFYQIFVQNLETGAFRKISPGLGRTTCSYFRPDGKRVIFASSHEDPDVKAHQEAEFRQREEDRKKGVRRRYSWDFDKYMKIYEANPDGTDLKCLTPDSKVYTAEGSYSADGKRIVYSSGSAGNVQIYTMNADGTGAKQITTALNCYNGGPFFSPDGTKIVFRSDRKEKDRLQLYVINADGTGERALTNNDKWVYWAPFWYKDGKHIIYTAADHSDETARPNYDLYWMNIDSGKTARVTFAPGQDVLPVFSPDYKKVMWTSSRDGRSPTQLWIADFTPPKDE; from the coding sequence ATGACCCCGTTGTTTCTCGCCCTCGCCCTGGTTCCCGGCGCCGACCCGGCGCAAGCCCCGGACTGGGCGCAAAAAGAGGCCGCCCACCTCGCGAACATCAAGCAGGTCACGACCGGCTTCGTCCGCGCGGGCGAAGGGTACTTCTCGCCGGACGGAAAGCAAGTGATCTTCCAGGCCGAGGAGGCGGGGACCGGCAACCCGTTTTACCAGATCTTCGTGCAAAATCTCGAAACCGGGGCGTTCCGAAAGATTAGCCCGGGCCTCGGGCGGACGACCTGTTCGTACTTCCGCCCGGACGGCAAGCGGGTGATTTTCGCGTCCAGCCACGAAGACCCGGACGTGAAAGCCCACCAGGAAGCCGAGTTCCGGCAGCGCGAGGAGGACCGCAAGAAGGGCGTCCGCCGACGGTACTCGTGGGACTTCGACAAGTACATGAAGATCTACGAGGCGAACCCGGACGGCACCGACCTCAAGTGCCTGACGCCGGACTCCAAGGTGTACACCGCCGAGGGCAGCTACTCGGCCGACGGAAAGCGGATCGTGTACAGCTCCGGGTCCGCCGGGAACGTGCAAATCTACACGATGAACGCGGACGGCACCGGCGCCAAGCAGATCACGACCGCACTGAACTGCTACAACGGCGGCCCATTCTTCAGCCCGGACGGGACGAAGATCGTCTTCCGCTCGGACCGCAAGGAAAAAGACCGGCTGCAACTCTACGTCATCAACGCGGACGGCACCGGCGAGCGGGCGCTGACGAACAACGACAAGTGGGTGTACTGGGCGCCGTTCTGGTACAAGGACGGCAAGCACATCATCTACACCGCCGCCGACCACTCGGACGAAACAGCCAGGCCGAACTACGACCTTTACTGGATGAATATCGACAGCGGTAAAACGGCCCGCGTCACCTTTGCCCCGGGCCAGGACGTGCTGCCGGTGTTCTCGCCCGATTACAAGAAGGTGATGTGGACCAGCAGCCGCGACGGCCGCAGTCCGACGCAGTTGTGGATCGCGGACTTCACGCCGCCGAAGGACGAATGA
- a CDS encoding HNH endonuclease signature motif containing protein yields the protein MRPADELPIPCELCLRGFTRRQLTQHHGKPKSKGGTREHVELLCSQCHTMVHATFTNATLAALYPTAEQLRGAPELAPFLKWVRKQPASRRKANKPRRKKV from the coding sequence ATGCGACCGGCCGACGAACTCCCGATTCCGTGCGAGCTGTGCCTTCGGGGCTTCACCCGCCGGCAACTCACGCAGCACCACGGCAAGCCGAAATCCAAAGGCGGCACCCGCGAGCATGTCGAATTGCTCTGTTCGCAGTGCCACACCATGGTTCACGCGACGTTCACGAATGCGACCCTGGCGGCGCTGTACCCGACCGCCGAGCAACTTCGTGGGGCGCCGGAACTGGCCCCGTTCCTGAAGTGGGTTCGCAAACAACCCGCGTCCCGGCGGAAAGCCAACAAGCCGCGCCGCAAGAAGGTCTAG
- a CDS encoding transposase gives MRSAKKPKLCSRQIQDRAAELISPIFRPSSSRKCSAPVLLQVVLTAAANIISLFGACLRLGTISDQTARSELKSRLPKQRKPLEAKLNHALREPLPPNTRRRSRDLAIDYHEIPYHGHGPKNHVRGNKPRSGTTTFFTYATACLIHHGHRYTLAYTWVRAEDSTVEVLQRLLTEVGNSGVRIRKLLLDRGFFSVAVMQFLQERNCPFLMPVVMRGRKPRRGKKSTGWRMFRRKPAGWYRHTHRHKGEEVTVRVCVSYKSYRHHRTNKRRAKTLVFASWRVSGAPRDVRDAYRTRFGIESSYRQLGQARIRTSTRNPILRSFFVGLALLLRNLWVWFQALWFGEDRHPRVQAASKRFQFRWMLAVLAQGNNDNETLSDTRT, from the coding sequence ATGCGTTCTGCCAAGAAGCCTAAACTGTGTTCCCGGCAAATTCAAGATCGGGCTGCGGAACTGATCTCTCCGATCTTCAGACCATCGAGTTCGCGCAAATGTTCTGCGCCGGTTCTGCTCCAGGTCGTGTTGACGGCTGCGGCCAACATCATCTCGTTGTTCGGGGCCTGCCTTCGTCTGGGTACGATCTCCGATCAGACGGCGCGCAGCGAATTGAAGTCGCGTCTGCCCAAACAGCGCAAGCCGCTCGAAGCCAAGCTGAACCACGCCTTGCGCGAACCGCTGCCGCCGAACACGCGCCGCCGGTCTCGGGATCTGGCGATCGATTACCACGAAATTCCGTATCACGGACACGGTCCCAAGAATCACGTCCGGGGCAACAAGCCACGCTCGGGGACGACCACGTTTTTTACCTACGCCACCGCCTGTCTGATTCATCATGGGCACAGGTATACCCTGGCGTACACGTGGGTCCGGGCGGAAGACTCGACGGTCGAGGTTCTGCAACGACTCCTGACCGAGGTCGGGAACAGCGGCGTGAGGATTCGCAAACTGCTTCTGGATCGGGGGTTTTTCAGCGTCGCCGTGATGCAGTTTCTCCAGGAGCGCAACTGTCCCTTCCTGATGCCCGTGGTGATGCGCGGGCGGAAGCCGCGTCGCGGGAAGAAGTCCACGGGATGGCGGATGTTCCGGCGCAAGCCCGCCGGCTGGTATCGTCACACGCACCGTCACAAGGGTGAGGAGGTGACCGTGAGGGTCTGTGTGAGTTACAAGAGCTACCGCCACCACCGGACGAACAAGCGGCGGGCCAAGACGTTGGTATTCGCCAGCTGGCGTGTGTCGGGTGCACCGAGGGACGTGCGTGACGCGTATCGCACACGGTTCGGGATCGAAAGCAGCTATCGGCAACTCGGTCAGGCGCGAATCCGGACCAGTACCCGGAACCCGATCCTGCGATCGTTCTTCGTGGGTCTGGCCCTGTTGCTGCGAAACCTTTGGGTGTGGTTTCAGGCGCTCTGGTTCGGGGAGGACAGGCACCCGCGAGTGCAAGCGGCATCGAAACGATTCCAGTTCAGGTGGATGTTGGCCGTACTTGCTCAAGGAAATAACGACAACGAAACGCTTTCTGATACGCGAACATAA
- a CDS encoding GatB/YqeY domain-containing protein codes for MSLNDELKARVTAAMKGGDTLTRDTLRTVLGEAQMDALRRKGEITDDSILGVVRKAVAGLKETIPLAKKDGRDTTHQEAELGLLEALLPKVWERDAIATALAALREELRAAKSDGQAIGVAMKALKALGAATNPDDVKAVVSAARA; via the coding sequence ATGAGCTTGAACGACGAACTGAAGGCCCGCGTCACCGCCGCAATGAAGGGTGGAGACACGTTGACCCGTGATACGTTGCGGACCGTCTTGGGAGAGGCCCAGATGGATGCCCTTCGGCGCAAGGGTGAGATCACCGACGACTCCATCCTCGGAGTCGTTCGGAAGGCGGTCGCCGGTCTCAAGGAAACGATTCCGCTGGCCAAGAAGGACGGGCGGGACACGACTCACCAGGAGGCCGAGTTGGGTCTGCTGGAGGCTCTTCTGCCCAAGGTGTGGGAGCGGGATGCCATCGCCACCGCACTCGCAGCACTCCGTGAAGAACTCCGTGCGGCCAAGAGCGACGGACAGGCGATAGGGGTCGCCATGAAAGCCCTCAAAGCACTTGGGGCGGCGACCAACCCGGACGATGTGAAGGCGGTTGTCAGCGCGGCGCGGGCTTAA
- a CDS encoding IS1380 family transposase — MKPIFRRWFQKGKARIARRLDQTRNPLSPEPVLKARNIHYEVSDKAQAIHCGGIGLIHALGQRFGLAKTIDQKLHLLKFHVPYHESDHVLTLAYNPLCGGTCLQDLELLRNDETFLNALDARRIPDPTTAGDFCRRFLASDVEALIDAINEVRRRVWAEQPESFFDCATIDMDGTLVGTTGPCKDGMDIAYDGTWGYHPLVVSLAETGEVLSIVNRPGNRPSHEGAAREVNRSLVLCLEAGFRTVLLRGDTDFSQTQYLDGWNAIHKTRFLFGYDAVSTLVRKAEELPDHAWRRLTRPARYHVNTQPRRTPENVKARIVTEREYETLRLDAEDIAEFEYRPTACRQKYRMVVIRKNITRAKGEAALFDDVRYFFYITNEREWSADAIVFSANDRCHQENLHAQLKSGVRALRAPVDTLESNWAYMVMTALGWNVKAWWALSLPEPPGRWRDKYRQEKRWVLGLEFRSFVHAFVGLPCQVLRTGRKLVYRLLSWNPHLRVFFRLVETLNC; from the coding sequence GTGAAACCTATCTTCCGCCGCTGGTTCCAAAAAGGCAAGGCCCGCATCGCTCGCCGACTCGATCAAACGCGCAATCCGCTCAGCCCCGAGCCCGTGCTCAAAGCCCGCAACATCCACTATGAGGTCTCCGACAAAGCCCAGGCCATCCACTGCGGTGGCATCGGCCTCATCCACGCGCTGGGTCAACGATTCGGGCTCGCCAAGACCATCGACCAAAAACTTCATCTGCTCAAATTCCACGTCCCGTATCACGAATCCGATCACGTCCTCACCCTCGCCTACAACCCGCTCTGCGGCGGCACCTGCCTTCAAGACCTCGAACTCCTCCGCAACGACGAGACCTTCCTCAACGCCCTGGACGCGCGACGCATCCCCGACCCCACCACCGCCGGCGACTTCTGCCGCCGCTTCTTGGCGTCCGACGTCGAAGCGCTGATCGACGCGATTAACGAGGTTCGCCGGCGCGTCTGGGCCGAGCAACCCGAGTCGTTCTTCGACTGCGCGACGATCGACATGGACGGTACCCTCGTCGGGACCACCGGTCCGTGCAAGGACGGGATGGACATCGCCTACGACGGCACCTGGGGTTATCACCCGCTGGTCGTTTCGCTGGCCGAGACCGGGGAGGTCCTCAGCATCGTGAATCGTCCGGGGAATCGCCCGTCGCACGAGGGCGCGGCCCGGGAAGTCAACCGCTCGCTGGTGTTGTGCCTCGAGGCCGGTTTTCGCACGGTCCTCTTGCGGGGCGACACCGATTTCTCGCAGACCCAGTATCTGGATGGCTGGAACGCCATCCACAAGACGCGGTTCCTTTTCGGCTACGATGCCGTGTCCACTCTGGTGCGGAAAGCCGAGGAACTCCCGGACCACGCGTGGCGGCGGCTGACCCGCCCCGCCCGTTACCACGTGAACACGCAACCGCGGCGGACGCCGGAAAACGTCAAGGCCAGGATCGTGACGGAGCGGGAGTACGAGACGCTCCGTTTGGACGCGGAGGACATCGCCGAGTTCGAGTATCGGCCCACCGCCTGCCGCCAGAAGTACCGGATGGTGGTGATCCGCAAGAACATCACCCGCGCGAAAGGCGAGGCGGCGCTGTTCGATGACGTGCGTTACTTCTTTTACATCACCAACGAGCGGGAGTGGTCGGCGGACGCGATTGTGTTCTCGGCCAACGACCGGTGCCACCAGGAGAACCTGCACGCCCAGTTGAAGAGCGGCGTGCGGGCGTTGCGGGCGCCGGTGGACACGCTGGAAAGCAACTGGGCGTACATGGTGATGACGGCACTGGGCTGGAACGTGAAGGCGTGGTGGGCGTTGTCGTTGCCGGAACCGCCGGGCCGCTGGCGAGACAAGTATCGTCAGGAGAAGCGGTGGGTGTTGGGTTTGGAGTTCCGGAGTTTCGTCCACGCATTCGTCGGGCTGCCGTGCCAGGTTCTCCGGACGGGCCGCAAGCTAGTTTATCGTCTGTTGAGTTGGAACCCTCATTTACGGGTCTTCTTCCGACTGGTCGAGACGTTGAACTGTTGA